A DNA window from Providencia huaxiensis contains the following coding sequences:
- the mscK gene encoding mechanosensitive channel MscK: MMKQQWKWRQLVSITLFFFIISFSSSITALTSNNLPDKNEIKSALSALNKKSSLSEEDKLALADLEKTSDFYNELDKLEQRTAELQKKLSNASEESKQAAQGLLQIKNENEQRTENFLRKIQDSSLSQLEALQASYLENLQTEQNDLATYSSQLIGLQTQPERAQAMMLENARRLQEIRNELNSSLNESVNLRPTQITMLQVEQYLLQQQNEYQKRILQANTQLQDVLQKQRDYTAAYIEQLEHHIQQVQNAISHRRLNDSQSTVREALSTSETDIEAQQNPIIQKEIAINNALSDRLIAVTESSNKLVQNGIRVKTWLERATQSERNLKEQINVLRGSLLLSRILFQQQIDLPPDILTKNLPTTIADLRLEQFDINQQRDELYQPNDYITKLEQQFEIKTGDEPANSTLLSAEDKSSLLKLLEVRRGLLDELNQQLGGQISQAINLQLDQNQLLSVVSSLENTLAQQIFWVNSNKPIDLEWVKGFPEAAATQINSFDFSLSNRSIKRGMSNSLLVVIPLVLVALLFIWFNRKINNRLQDIDQRLSSLRNDSVLSTPFALLLTLMQTLPISLFLLAFGYWFLKTGNVQGPFFWQFCQQLAIFWALFELTFRVLKPQGIARKHFGIEKEKISQTRRQMLRLSIPLVPLIFFSTYGVTNPLKVSEDVIGQLIVLVSLILLCIFTVPFCKQVWQEKGSHLTRSIVVTLLTFSPLILVGLMMAGYYYTTLRLANRWIDSLYLLLLWYITYSACLRGLTLVARKLAYQRAIERRAMLKQEEVENEPIKEPPMTIELISQQSLRLTTMVLFIIFALAFYAIWSDFITIFSFLDSVNLWSYTATSADGGNILQFVTLANLILALVIIIVAWVMTRNLPGLLEVLVLSRLKLRQGSTYAITTILTYIIVGIGAIASLGMIGVTWNKLQWLAAALTVGLGFGLQEIFANFVSGIILLFERPIRIGDTVTIGTYSGTVSKIRIRATTIVDFDRKEVIIPNKAFVTERLINWSLSDTVTRITIAIGVAYGSDLDKVKRVLLSAATSNSKVMTEPAPNVYFTSFGASTLDHELRFYVRQIGDRGVTSDEVNRAIDKLCRENDIDIAFNQLEVHLHNSKGDEVQEVKRTPKDSDDNLPS; this comes from the coding sequence ATGATGAAACAACAATGGAAGTGGCGGCAGTTAGTATCGATAACACTGTTTTTTTTCATCATATCTTTTTCCAGTTCAATTACGGCATTAACATCAAATAACTTACCTGATAAGAATGAAATAAAAAGTGCGCTCAGCGCATTGAATAAAAAAAGTTCACTCAGTGAAGAAGATAAACTTGCTCTCGCTGATCTGGAAAAAACCTCAGATTTTTATAACGAGCTGGATAAACTCGAACAGCGAACGGCTGAACTGCAAAAAAAACTGAGTAACGCGAGTGAAGAATCGAAACAAGCAGCACAAGGTTTGTTGCAAATAAAAAATGAAAATGAGCAGCGCACCGAAAATTTCCTACGAAAAATACAAGATAGTTCTCTTTCACAATTAGAAGCATTACAAGCCTCTTATTTAGAAAATCTGCAAACAGAACAAAATGACCTTGCAACCTATAGTAGCCAATTAATTGGCTTACAAACGCAGCCTGAAAGGGCACAAGCGATGATGTTGGAAAATGCGAGGCGCTTACAGGAAATTCGTAATGAGCTAAATAGTTCATTGAATGAATCTGTGAATTTAAGACCAACTCAAATTACCATGCTGCAAGTTGAACAGTATTTATTGCAGCAACAAAATGAATATCAAAAACGTATTCTACAGGCTAACACTCAATTACAAGATGTGCTGCAAAAACAGCGTGATTATACCGCCGCCTATATTGAGCAATTGGAACATCATATTCAGCAAGTACAAAACGCGATTAGCCATCGTCGCCTAAATGACTCCCAATCAACAGTGCGTGAAGCATTGAGTACTTCTGAAACCGATATTGAAGCGCAACAGAATCCCATTATTCAAAAAGAAATTGCGATTAATAATGCGCTCAGTGACCGTTTAATCGCAGTGACAGAAAGTAGTAATAAACTGGTGCAAAATGGTATTCGAGTGAAAACATGGCTTGAAAGAGCGACGCAGTCAGAACGAAATCTAAAAGAACAAATTAATGTATTACGCGGTAGCTTATTGCTTTCACGAATTTTATTTCAACAACAAATTGATTTGCCTCCTGACATTTTAACTAAGAATTTACCTACAACGATTGCCGATTTGCGGCTTGAACAGTTTGATATTAACCAACAGCGTGATGAGCTTTACCAACCTAATGATTATATTACGAAGTTGGAACAGCAATTTGAGATAAAAACAGGGGATGAGCCAGCAAATAGCACATTATTATCAGCTGAAGATAAATCCTCGTTATTGAAACTATTGGAAGTACGTCGGGGGTTATTAGACGAACTTAACCAGCAGCTTGGTGGGCAAATTTCGCAAGCTATCAACTTGCAATTGGATCAAAACCAATTATTGAGTGTGGTGAGTTCTCTTGAAAACACATTAGCCCAGCAAATATTTTGGGTGAATAGTAATAAACCAATTGATTTGGAATGGGTTAAAGGTTTCCCTGAAGCCGCAGCAACACAAATTAATAGCTTTGATTTTAGTTTATCGAATCGCAGTATTAAACGGGGAATGAGTAATTCACTGTTAGTTGTTATTCCACTTGTATTGGTCGCGCTGTTGTTTATTTGGTTTAACCGTAAAATTAATAATCGATTGCAAGATATTGACCAACGGCTTTCCAGTTTGCGTAACGATAGTGTGTTAAGCACACCTTTTGCGCTACTGCTGACATTAATGCAAACCTTACCTATTTCACTGTTTTTACTGGCATTTGGCTATTGGTTCTTGAAAACAGGAAATGTACAAGGGCCATTCTTCTGGCAATTTTGCCAACAGTTGGCGATATTTTGGGCATTATTTGAGCTGACTTTTCGCGTGTTAAAACCGCAAGGTATTGCTCGAAAACATTTTGGTATCGAAAAAGAGAAAATATCCCAGACGCGGCGCCAAATGCTCCGGTTATCGATTCCGTTGGTACCACTCATTTTCTTCTCCACTTATGGGGTTACTAACCCACTGAAAGTGTCTGAGGACGTGATAGGTCAGTTGATCGTGCTGGTTTCTCTTATCCTGTTATGTATCTTTACTGTTCCTTTTTGCAAACAAGTTTGGCAAGAGAAGGGTAGTCACTTAACGCGTAGTATTGTCGTGACATTGCTGACATTTTCGCCATTAATTTTAGTGGGCTTAATGATGGCAGGCTACTACTACACCACTTTACGCTTAGCAAACCGTTGGATAGACAGTTTATACCTGTTATTGCTGTGGTATATCACTTATAGCGCGTGTTTGAGGGGGTTAACATTGGTTGCCCGTAAATTGGCGTATCAGCGTGCTATTGAGCGGCGTGCGATGTTGAAGCAAGAAGAGGTTGAGAACGAACCTATTAAAGAACCCCCAATGACCATTGAGCTGATTAGCCAGCAATCGTTACGCCTTACCACGATGGTGTTGTTTATTATCTTTGCATTGGCGTTTTACGCAATTTGGTCTGATTTCATCACTATTTTCTCTTTCTTAGATAGCGTGAATTTGTGGAGCTATACCGCCACATCGGCAGATGGAGGAAATATCTTACAATTCGTCACGTTAGCGAATTTAATTTTGGCTCTGGTGATCATTATTGTTGCTTGGGTGATGACGCGAAATCTCCCCGGGTTACTGGAGGTTTTGGTCTTGTCGCGGTTAAAACTTCGTCAAGGTTCCACTTATGCCATCACGACAATATTGACTTATATTATTGTGGGAATTGGGGCGATCGCCTCATTAGGGATGATTGGTGTCACGTGGAACAAGCTGCAATGGTTGGCGGCAGCCTTAACGGTCGGGTTAGGGTTTGGTTTACAAGAAATTTTTGCTAACTTTGTTTCAGGGATCATTTTATTGTTTGAGCGGCCGATCCGCATTGGCGATACGGTCACTATTGGGACCTATTCAGGAACAGTCAGTAAAATTCGCATTCGTGCAACAACGATCGTCGATTTTGATCGTAAAGAAGTGATCATACCCAATAAAGCATTTGTGACTGAGCGGTTGATCAACTGGTCGCTATCAGACACCGTTACACGTATTACGATTGCGATCGGGGTAGCGTATGGTTCTGATCTTGATAAAGTAAAACGCGTTTTACTATCTGCCGCAACCAGTAACAGCAAGGTAATGACGGAACCTGCTCCCAATGTTTATTTCACCAGTTTTGGCGCGAGCACGCTAGATCATGAATTGCGTTTTTATGTGCGGCAGATAGGTGACCGTGGTGTGACCAGCGATGAAGTGAACCGTGCGATAGATAAATTATGTCGAGAAAATGATATTGATATTGCATTCAACCAGTTAGAAGTTCATTTGCATAATAGCAAAGGGGATGAAGTGCAAGAAGTGAAACGTACACCAAAAGACAGTGATGACAACCTACCAAGTTAA
- a CDS encoding DsrE/DsrF/TusD sulfur relay family protein: protein MTSILIIANGAPYGSETLFNSLRLAITLKEQEPQLDLKIFLMSDAVGAGLAAQKPKEGYNLQQMLEILTAQNVPVKLCKTCTDARGVSELTLADGVEVGTLVELASWTLTADKVLTF, encoded by the coding sequence ATGACCTCTATCTTGATTATTGCCAATGGGGCACCTTACGGCAGTGAAACACTGTTCAACTCATTACGACTAGCGATAACGTTAAAAGAGCAAGAGCCGCAGTTAGATTTAAAAATTTTTCTGATGTCAGATGCTGTGGGCGCAGGATTGGCTGCTCAAAAGCCGAAAGAAGGCTATAATCTTCAACAAATGTTAGAGATTTTAACGGCACAAAATGTCCCCGTGAAATTATGTAAAACTTGTACAGATGCCCGCGGTGTAAGTGAGTTAACTCTTGCTGATGGTGTTGAAGTAGGCACGTTAGTTGAGCTTGCAAGCTGGACATTAACGGCAGATAAAGTATTAACTTTCTAA
- the acrR gene encoding multidrug efflux transporter transcriptional repressor AcrR, giving the protein MARKTKQQAEETRQEILDAAIKTFSERGVSATSLADIAKAAGVTRGAIYWHFKNKVDLFYQACEFGDNQIIQAEEYYRSKYTNDPLSILRELLVYILTGFIESPKNRALMEIFFLKCELVGEMAELVDFKRANYVASQCRIVDNLTACIDAGQLPADLDVEAAAIMIRSLMSGLLENWLLQSENFNINQHTITLVDTLLETLKCSTTIRLKPIQTE; this is encoded by the coding sequence ATGGCACGAAAAACTAAACAACAGGCTGAAGAAACCCGTCAGGAAATATTAGATGCTGCCATCAAAACATTCTCTGAACGAGGAGTTTCTGCCACATCATTAGCCGATATTGCAAAAGCAGCGGGGGTTACCCGAGGTGCAATATATTGGCATTTCAAAAACAAAGTTGATCTCTTTTATCAAGCTTGTGAATTTGGTGATAACCAAATAATACAAGCTGAAGAATATTATCGTTCTAAATATACCAATGATCCACTTTCAATACTAAGAGAATTATTAGTTTATATTTTGACTGGTTTTATTGAAAGTCCTAAAAATCGCGCTTTGATGGAAATTTTCTTTTTGAAGTGTGAATTAGTGGGTGAAATGGCAGAGTTAGTTGATTTTAAACGCGCTAACTATGTTGCGAGTCAATGCCGAATAGTTGACAATTTGACTGCCTGTATTGATGCAGGTCAACTTCCTGCTGACCTTGATGTGGAAGCAGCCGCGATTATGATCCGTTCATTAATGTCTGGTTTATTAGAAAACTGGCTACTCCAATCAGAAAATTTTAATATTAATCAACATACAATTACATTGGTTGATACACTATTAGAAACACTAAAGTGTAGTACGACAATCCGGTTAAAACCAATTCAAACTGAATAA
- a CDS encoding efflux RND transporter periplasmic adaptor subunit, which translates to MRKNRGVLPLALLVLSGGLALSGCNDEQQGGGERPAPEVGIVTLKAEPLTLKTELPGRTSAFRVAEVRPQVSGIILKRNYKEGSDVEAGTSLYQIDPAPFQATYDSAKAELAKAQANANLAALTVKRYKPLLGTNYISRQEYDQATSTYAQALAAVKAAEAAVETARINLNYTKVTAPISGRTGKSSVTEGALVSSGQATELMRVQQLDPIYVDVTQSSDDFLRLRNEIAKGAVQQESGQAPVRLINNNGQEYAQKGVLEFSDVTVDETTGSITMRAMFPNPNKELLPGMFVRAVLEDGVVENAILVPQQGLSRTAQGTSQVMVVGAENKVEVRQVKAGQAVGNKWLVTEGLQAGDRVIVIGLQKIKPGIVVNPKEANLETQSIDNQAKPEEKSK; encoded by the coding sequence ATGCGAAAAAACAGAGGGGTGTTACCTCTGGCTCTGTTAGTTCTTTCAGGTGGCTTGGCTTTATCTGGTTGTAACGATGAACAACAAGGTGGCGGAGAACGCCCGGCGCCTGAAGTAGGAATTGTTACGCTTAAAGCCGAACCTCTGACTCTCAAAACCGAGTTACCAGGCCGTACATCCGCATTTCGTGTTGCCGAGGTTCGCCCTCAGGTTAGTGGCATCATTTTAAAGCGCAACTATAAAGAAGGTAGCGACGTAGAAGCAGGGACATCTTTATACCAAATTGACCCAGCACCATTCCAAGCAACCTATGACAGCGCAAAAGCGGAGCTAGCAAAAGCACAAGCAAATGCAAATCTGGCTGCCTTAACGGTGAAGCGTTATAAACCATTGTTAGGAACTAATTACATTAGTCGTCAGGAATACGACCAAGCGACCTCAACCTATGCACAAGCACTTGCTGCCGTCAAAGCGGCTGAAGCAGCGGTTGAAACTGCACGTATTAACCTGAATTATACCAAAGTCACTGCGCCGATTAGCGGCCGTACTGGCAAATCGAGTGTGACTGAGGGAGCTTTAGTATCATCAGGACAAGCCACTGAATTAATGCGTGTTCAGCAACTTGACCCTATCTATGTGGACGTAACACAGTCGAGTGACGATTTCTTACGTCTGAGAAATGAGATAGCGAAAGGTGCTGTACAGCAAGAGTCAGGGCAAGCGCCTGTCCGTTTGATCAATAATAACGGTCAAGAATACGCACAAAAAGGGGTTTTGGAATTCTCTGATGTCACTGTTGATGAAACAACAGGGTCTATCACGATGAGAGCCATGTTCCCTAATCCGAACAAAGAGTTACTTCCAGGTATGTTTGTTCGTGCTGTATTAGAAGATGGTGTTGTTGAAAATGCGATTCTAGTTCCGCAACAAGGATTGTCTCGTACGGCTCAAGGAACTTCTCAAGTCATGGTTGTTGGCGCTGAGAATAAAGTTGAAGTCAGACAAGTTAAAGCAGGACAAGCAGTTGGCAACAAATGGCTGGTAACTGAAGGTCTACAAGCAGGTGATCGTGTCATTGTCATCGGCTTACAAAAAATCAAACCAGGAATTGTTGTGAATCCTAAGGAAGCAAACTTAGAAACGCAATCCATAGACAATCAGGCAAAACCTGAAGAAAAGTCTAAATAA